The Cotesia glomerata isolate CgM1 unplaced genomic scaffold, MPM_Cglom_v2.3 scaffold_13, whole genome shotgun sequence genome has a segment encoding these proteins:
- the LOC123273751 gene encoding uncharacterized protein LOC123273751, giving the protein MSSQNCYGCKQNTVKNPFICSGCQNVFHKSCRIKKHKYMNMLNELVPCTGHDMDDGMDTASVNSSESSRRLKRKRTEGEENDIEHKLDLLLSSHDNIEADFDIFKLEVKQLIKGELEIVKKDIVSEVTKAVTNAVRKELMELKRYTVTGKETSDTYSSRVDTYAGRLKKSQLESIVVEPKAKQDTTVTVQKLKKSVDIGKLGLGVDKINETKSGKVIIGCKQKQDSYVLVEELKKNIGSEYNIKMNDKKFPKVKIIDIEEDIISDKSDEEIIKMVQKQNDLILEQNSKIEIKKRAIGKKKDGFIILEVDPKIHKKLMDLNRIKLGWNKCRVSDCVSILRCYKCWGYHHFAKDCKTGTKCRKCAGDHKEEDCKTTNSKCVNCVRMKDVYKVDDIQIDHCASDPSCEYYKRMKNRAQKNIKYCTE; this is encoded by the coding sequence ATGTCTAGTCAGAATTGTTATGGTTGTAAACAGAACACTGTGAAAAATCCATTTATCTGCTCTGGTTGTCAGAATGTTTTCCACAAAAGCTGTAGgataaaaaaacacaaatataTGAACATGCTAAATGAACTGGTGCCATGTACAGGTCATGATATGGATGATGGCATGGATACGGCGAGTGTGAATTCTTCGGAAAGTTCAAGAAGATTAAAAAGGAAAAGAACAGAAGGAGAAGAAAATGATATAGAGCATAAATTAGATTTGTTGCTGAGCAGTCATGATAATATCGAAGCGGATTTCGATATTTTCAAATTGGAAGTTAAACAGCTTATCAAAGGTGAATTAGAGATAGTTAAAAAGGATATAGTTAGTGAAGTAACTAAAGCAGTAACTAACGCAGTCCGCAAGGAATTAATGGAACTGAAACGTTATACAGTGACTGGAAAAGAAACTAGTGACACCTATAGTTCAAGAGTGGATACATATGCGGGGCGACTAAAGAAATCACAATTAGAAAGCATTGTTGTCGAGCCGAAAGCGAAACAGGATACGACAGTTACTGTACAGAAACTTAAGAAGAGTGTAGATATTGGAAAACTTGGACTTGGTGTGgacaaaataaatgaaacaaAAAGTGGGAAAGTAATAATTGGATGTAAACAGAAGCAAGATTCTTATGTCTTAGTAGaagaattaaagaaaaatattggaagtgaatataatattaaaatgaatgataAGAAGTTtccaaaagtaaaaataattgatatagAAGAGGATATAATTTCAGATAAAAGTgatgaagaaattataaaaatggtacaaaaacaaaatgatttaatattgGAGCAAAACagtaaaatagaaattaaaaagagAGCAATAGGAAAGAAAAAAGATGGATTTATTATTCTAGAAGTTGACccaaaaatacataaaaaactGATGGATTTAAATCGCATAAAACTTGGATGGAACAAATGTCGTGTATCAGACTGTGTAAGTATATTAAGATGTTACAAGTGCTGGGGTTATCACCATTTTGCCAAAGATTGCAAGACAGGAACCAAATGTAGAAAGTGTGCTGGTGACCACAAAGAAGAAGACTGCAAAACCACAAATAGTAAATGTGTAAATTGTGTAAGAATGAAAGATGTGTACAAAGTGGATGATATCCAAATTGACCACTGTGCTAGTGATCCCAGTTGTGAGTATTATAAAAGAATGAAAAATAgagcacaaaaaaatattaaatattgtacCGAATAG